A genomic stretch from Barnesiella intestinihominis YIT 11860 includes:
- a CDS encoding fibronectin type III domain-containing protein has translation MKKITSICLTIFLGVNIVSAYAARGEQLAILSEDFSAFTEGTESTPAESELSTGNAMIPMEFTHGIQWKGRGIHQAGGVCAVLSYDDYTYGETQGWIQTPYTDVRLDDGNFILRFRARSIAQTKDSLILYLQDQYSNNYYTSEKCTITDQWQTIEVPFQHNFGMGSRLAYVQIGAYNDSWLIDDIEIIQDVYDICSPHAISPKDVTFEHFTARWDAVWSATSYLTSAYYYADEEKTHRVYIAENIETTECECQVTGMEKGKTYFFTVKAKNDKYTSVESNEVQVYVPIRTMPVPELADPTDITDTGYTARWYPVERAMGYAVRHFLKHTARSDEEYTLVHEDLETITEGTFEWPGYFYDYDLNKYSKVPGWGVNMGCTVKGMIGIDNYYRDFEEGKITSPEFDLSRNDGKYTVQLNVYAIHAGDTVYVDSYCEGEKEHREYLMKTVGEHSFSVDFTNGSAQTHFTVTFSGTDKMFIDDIFVKQILRAGESYTSALASFEVEGIDNTSYTFTDLTGSESDEYLYSVASWSYSLDEEGIWGPNVYSEYSEPQIVRLSSSIENVDGIDSDKVYAHNGILYVGVARDALVRIYTIEGKLILSRQITIGKHELDLPIHGFYLVYINDHCYKVSL, from the coding sequence ATGAAAAAAATTACATCAATCTGTTTGACTATCTTCTTAGGTGTCAACATTGTTTCGGCTTATGCTGCTCGTGGCGAACAACTCGCTATTTTATCGGAAGATTTTTCGGCTTTTACCGAAGGAACCGAATCCACGCCTGCCGAGAGTGAACTTTCGACAGGAAATGCAATGATTCCTATGGAGTTCACGCACGGCATACAGTGGAAAGGACGAGGTATTCATCAAGCCGGAGGAGTTTGCGCTGTACTCTCTTATGATGACTATACATATGGGGAGACACAGGGGTGGATTCAAACGCCGTATACCGATGTGCGTTTGGACGATGGTAACTTCATACTGCGATTCCGAGCACGTTCGATTGCCCAAACGAAGGACTCGCTTATCCTTTATTTGCAAGATCAATACAGTAACAACTACTATACGAGTGAGAAATGCACCATCACCGACCAATGGCAAACGATCGAAGTCCCTTTTCAGCACAATTTCGGTATGGGGAGTCGCTTGGCCTATGTACAAATCGGGGCATACAACGATTCGTGGCTGATAGACGATATTGAAATCATACAAGACGTGTACGATATTTGCTCACCCCACGCGATCTCACCCAAAGATGTAACATTCGAGCATTTTACCGCTCGATGGGATGCCGTGTGGTCGGCAACCTCTTATCTTACGTCTGCTTATTATTATGCCGATGAAGAGAAAACACACCGTGTATATATTGCAGAGAATATCGAAACGACGGAATGTGAATGTCAAGTTACCGGTATGGAAAAAGGAAAAACTTATTTCTTCACGGTAAAAGCCAAGAATGACAAATACACTTCTGTTGAATCGAACGAGGTACAAGTGTATGTCCCCATTCGTACTATGCCAGTGCCCGAATTAGCCGATCCGACCGATATAACCGATACAGGATATACTGCTCGATGGTATCCTGTTGAGCGTGCAATGGGATATGCCGTGCGCCACTTTTTGAAACATACAGCCCGATCCGATGAAGAATACACGCTGGTGCACGAGGATTTAGAAACGATCACGGAGGGAACATTTGAATGGCCCGGTTACTTTTATGATTATGACCTTAATAAATATAGCAAAGTGCCCGGTTGGGGTGTCAATATGGGTTGTACGGTTAAAGGAATGATAGGTATCGATAATTACTACCGTGATTTTGAGGAAGGAAAAATCACGTCTCCCGAATTTGATTTGTCTCGTAACGATGGCAAATACACGGTGCAACTGAATGTGTATGCGATTCATGCTGGCGATACTGTCTATGTGGATAGTTATTGTGAAGGTGAAAAAGAACATCGCGAGTATCTGATGAAAACCGTGGGAGAGCATTCTTTTTCCGTAGATTTTACTAATGGGTCGGCTCAAACTCATTTTACCGTTACTTTCTCGGGAACGGATAAAATGTTTATCGATGATATTTTCGTAAAGCAAATTCTAAGAGCCGGAGAGAGTTATACTTCTGCATTGGCATCGTTCGAAGTGGAAGGTATCGATAACACCTCGTACACCTTTACCGACCTTACGGGTTCTGAAAGCGATGAATATCTTTATTCTGTAGCTTCTTGGTCCTATTCGTTAGATGAAGAAGGAATTTGGGGACCCAACGTATATTCGGAGTATTCAGAACCTCAAATCGTACGACTCTCTTCCTCCATCGAAAATGTTGATGGTATAGACTCTGATAAAGTTTATGCTCATAACGGAATCTTATATGTAGGGGTTGCCCGAGATGCTCTTGTCCGAATATATACTATCGAGGGTAAGTTGATACTTAGTAGACAAATTACAATAGGCAAACATGAACTGGATTTACCGATACACGGATTTTACCTTGTATATATAAATGATCATTGTTATAAAGTGAGTTTGTAG
- a CDS encoding tetratricopeptide repeat protein, whose translation MNSRICYIVILLCFFACHSDRYQEKATRLYEYGIEIESFQPDSAAYLYRRALSLTSPNSDLSVALHLRLGNLLRTHHLYNRALEEHTIALKECMANDSTKYTARALREVGKDYLYKNSPDSALGYIKEALSLSEAASDTLEMTAAHNNLSVVYGELKDLEQATKHAYRAISLSKDSTLIYRTYSAIGKMFLLSGQYDSAYHYSRQGSLSPNIYTRANSYKQLCEVALETKNGALYEECVNLLNLANDSIEKINRTESMGETEYQYDLEQILYTEKTRYYRWIAVVIIGALLILFLYIQKRRSRDKAWKAQVEALRQKIETAHECDEGNIKGNMGESNVVARQVDNERKELQSLIDKKGDVCALSFMRTKAYKNMKSMIEAKSESVLSIDERQMVSQSIHKAFNEYIDALKKHTKLTQDEAVLCCLVKCGLNTKECAVCKGVSLNAIRTQKSRIKSKLM comes from the coding sequence ATGAATTCCCGTATATGTTATATTGTCATTTTGCTTTGTTTTTTTGCTTGCCATAGTGACCGATATCAAGAAAAGGCAACACGCTTATATGAATATGGGATTGAAATAGAATCTTTTCAACCCGATTCGGCTGCATATTTATATCGTCGGGCATTGAGCCTTACTAGCCCGAATTCGGATCTATCGGTTGCGTTGCATTTGCGTCTCGGAAACTTACTGCGTACGCATCATCTGTACAATAGAGCGTTAGAAGAGCACACTATCGCCTTGAAAGAATGTATGGCGAACGATTCGACGAAATATACGGCTCGAGCTTTACGGGAAGTAGGGAAAGATTATCTGTATAAGAACAGTCCCGACAGTGCACTCGGATACATTAAAGAAGCTTTGTCGTTATCGGAAGCTGCTTCGGACACTTTGGAAATGACAGCCGCTCATAACAATCTGTCGGTCGTTTACGGAGAACTCAAAGATCTCGAACAGGCTACAAAGCACGCGTATAGAGCTATTTCTCTGTCTAAGGATAGTACTTTGATATATCGAACGTATTCTGCCATAGGTAAGATGTTTTTATTATCTGGACAGTATGATTCTGCATATCATTATAGCCGGCAAGGAAGTTTAAGCCCCAATATTTATACAAGGGCCAATAGCTATAAGCAGCTTTGCGAAGTTGCTCTCGAAACAAAAAACGGTGCGCTCTATGAAGAATGTGTAAATTTATTGAATCTTGCTAATGATTCTATTGAAAAAATTAATCGTACCGAGTCAATGGGAGAGACAGAATATCAATATGATTTGGAGCAGATTCTTTATACCGAGAAAACTCGATATTATCGTTGGATTGCCGTAGTTATTATTGGAGCTTTGCTTATCTTATTTCTGTATATTCAAAAAAGAAGGTCAAGAGATAAAGCGTGGAAAGCTCAGGTGGAGGCGTTGCGTCAAAAGATAGAAACAGCTCACGAGTGCGATGAGGGTAATATAAAGGGGAATATGGGCGAATCGAATGTCGTCGCCCGGCAGGTCGATAACGAGCGAAAAGAACTACAATCACTCATCGATAAAAAGGGTGATGTATGTGCTTTATCTTTCATGCGAACCAAAGCATACAAAAATATGAAATCGATGATCGAGGCGAAATCGGAATCGGTATTGAGTATTGATGAACGACAGATGGTCTCGCAGTCTATACACAAAGCTTTTAATGAATATATCGATGCTTTGAAAAAACATACTAAATTAACGCAAGATGAGGCGGTTTTATGTTGTTTGGTCAAGTGCGGACTTAATACCAAAGAATGTGCTGTTTGCAAAGGAGTAAGTCTAAATGCTATCCGTACTCAGAAAAGTCGGATTAAAAGTAAATTAATGTAA
- a CDS encoding nucleotidyltransferase, with protein MKPTLFVLAAGMGSRYGGLKQLDGLGPNGETIMDYSIFDALRGGFGKVVFVIRKDFEQDFRDKILSKYEGHIPCELVFQSIDDLPEGFTCPEGRTKPWGTNHAVLMGKDVIKEPFAVINADDFYGRESFAILADYLKGLEGKKNEYCMVGYRVGNTLSESGSVARGVCETNAEKHLTSVVERTQIERRDGKVMFKEGDTWTAIDDNAPVSMNMWGFTPDYFKYSEEYFVKFLKENADNIKAEYFIPLLVNDLIQTGKASVTVLDTPSKWFGVTYAADRQSVVDKIHALIAAGEYPEKLF; from the coding sequence ATGAAACCAACTCTTTTTGTATTGGCTGCCGGTATGGGTAGTCGTTATGGAGGACTGAAACAGCTCGACGGTCTTGGTCCTAACGGTGAAACGATTATGGACTATTCGATTTTCGATGCTTTACGCGGAGGATTCGGTAAAGTCGTTTTCGTAATTCGTAAGGATTTCGAGCAAGATTTCAGGGATAAGATTCTTTCTAAATATGAAGGTCATATTCCTTGTGAATTGGTATTCCAGTCTATCGACGATTTGCCGGAGGGCTTCACGTGTCCCGAGGGACGTACTAAACCGTGGGGAACTAATCATGCCGTGTTGATGGGTAAAGATGTAATTAAAGAGCCATTTGCCGTTATTAATGCCGATGATTTCTACGGTCGCGAAAGTTTTGCTATTTTGGCCGATTATTTGAAAGGTCTGGAAGGAAAGAAAAATGAGTATTGTATGGTGGGTTATCGCGTGGGAAATACGCTGTCTGAGAGCGGTTCTGTTGCTCGTGGCGTGTGCGAGACCAATGCCGAGAAACATCTTACATCTGTTGTAGAACGTACTCAGATAGAACGTCGCGACGGCAAGGTGATGTTTAAAGAAGGGGATACTTGGACTGCTATCGATGACAATGCTCCTGTTTCGATGAATATGTGGGGATTCACACCCGATTATTTCAAATATTCCGAAGAGTATTTCGTTAAGTTCTTGAAAGAGAATGCAGATAATATTAAAGCTGAGTATTTTATACCTTTGTTGGTAAATGATTTGATTCAAACTGGCAAGGCCTCTGTAACGGTTCTCGATACTCCGTCGAAATGGTTCGGGGTAACTTATGCTGCCGACAGGCAGTCGGTTGTCGACAAAATTCATGCGTTGATTGCTGCCGGTGAATACCCAGAGAAATTGTTCTGA
- a CDS encoding RNA polymerase sigma factor: protein MNDLFDRTDEELVALYAEGNNGAFDVLLKRHQVRTFNYIYYIVKDKELANDIFQETFVKAIMTIKQGRYTENGKFPAWISRIAHNLIIDFFRQEKADNYVITDNENMDIFNRKELSEGTVEDTIVQNQIEADVRKLIKALPHSQREVLVMRYYKNMSFKEIADHTKVSINTALGRMRYAILNLRKMAEENNIVLTL, encoded by the coding sequence ATGAACGATTTATTCGATCGCACCGACGAAGAACTGGTTGCGTTGTATGCCGAAGGTAATAATGGAGCTTTTGATGTTTTGCTTAAACGACATCAGGTCCGTACTTTCAACTACATTTATTATATTGTAAAAGACAAAGAATTGGCGAACGACATCTTTCAGGAAACTTTCGTCAAAGCTATTATGACTATCAAACAAGGACGCTATACCGAAAACGGCAAGTTCCCTGCATGGATTTCCCGAATCGCCCATAATCTCATTATCGATTTTTTCCGACAGGAAAAAGCCGATAATTATGTTATCACCGATAATGAAAACATGGATATCTTTAATCGCAAAGAATTGAGCGAAGGAACCGTCGAAGATACAATTGTACAAAACCAGATCGAAGCCGATGTTCGCAAACTTATCAAGGCCCTTCCACACAGCCAGAGGGAAGTACTTGTCATGCGTTATTACAAAAACATGAGCTTCAAAGAAATTGCAGACCATACCAAAGTCAGTATTAACACAGCCTTAGGGCGGATGCGCTATGCCATTCTCAACCTGAGAAAAATGGCCGAGGAAAACAACATCGTACTGACATTATAA
- a CDS encoding RNA polymerase sigma-70 factor encodes MTLVTQEDSDFTNIFRTSKNGFIQFAYSYLGNMQDAEDVVMESYIQYWENKDKATFQTSNIKGYIFTIIRNRCIDILEERKYLLQKNDELYKHIIGEIELNISSLKGCDPSELFTSEIENIVNDTIKTLPNRTREIFYERYLEQKSYKTIAENFGISVKGVEFHVTKSLNVLRKKLKDYL; translated from the coding sequence ATGACATTAGTTACTCAAGAAGATAGTGATTTCACAAACATTTTTAGAACTTCTAAAAATGGATTTATCCAGTTTGCATATTCCTATCTTGGGAACATGCAAGACGCAGAAGACGTAGTCATGGAGTCCTATATCCAATATTGGGAGAACAAGGACAAAGCGACATTCCAAACTTCCAATATAAAAGGATACATCTTTACAATTATAAGAAACCGATGTATCGATATTCTGGAAGAGAGAAAATATTTATTACAAAAAAACGACGAGCTCTATAAACACATAATAGGTGAAATAGAACTCAATATATCCTCATTGAAAGGATGCGATCCCTCCGAACTATTCACCAGCGAAATAGAAAATATAGTAAACGATACTATCAAAACACTCCCTAATCGCACCCGTGAAATTTTTTACGAAAGATACCTCGAACAAAAATCCTACAAAACCATTGCCGAAAACTTCGGGATTTCGGTAAAAGGCGTAGAATTCCATGTCACAAAAAGCCTGAATGTCCTAAGAAAAAAATTAAAAGACTATTTATAA
- a CDS encoding FecR family protein: protein MEKKTLYRYFGNCATEEERIQVLEWTKASPENLKEFCRERNIYNAILLSTDNIQRTKYDFRRHYRAQLLRIAAVVILLLSVAFGSFYLTMGDRIVPLYSLTVPAGNSNTLLLPDGTKVWLNAGSTIKYPSSFLGMQRNIEIEGEAYLEVAHNRWKPFIVNTPNGKVKVLGTKFYVTSTLKEKDFMVSLIEGSVKISSGEKSAMLKPGYRAQFKDGEFKQSVIRTFETELWKDGIYYFKDKSFDELMEGFEKCFGVKISIDKDIKSTEHYTGKFYRYNGIQHALQALQHDFNFDFKWDKELNTIQITSKHK from the coding sequence ATGGAAAAGAAAACATTATATAGATATTTCGGAAATTGCGCAACCGAAGAGGAGCGCATTCAAGTTTTGGAGTGGACAAAAGCCTCTCCCGAAAACCTCAAAGAGTTCTGTCGTGAACGCAACATATACAATGCCATTTTATTATCGACCGACAATATACAGCGTACCAAATACGACTTCCGCCGCCACTACCGTGCACAACTTCTACGTATCGCCGCCGTTGTCATACTATTGTTGTCGGTAGCATTCGGCAGTTTCTATCTCACGATGGGCGATCGCATCGTTCCCCTCTATTCATTGACCGTACCCGCCGGTAACAGCAATACCCTGCTCCTGCCCGACGGTACGAAAGTATGGCTCAATGCAGGTTCCACGATAAAATACCCCTCGTCGTTCTTGGGAATGCAACGCAATATAGAAATAGAAGGCGAAGCCTATCTCGAAGTCGCCCACAACCGTTGGAAACCATTTATCGTAAATACGCCTAACGGAAAAGTTAAAGTATTGGGAACCAAATTCTACGTAACTTCCACACTCAAAGAAAAAGACTTCATGGTCTCGCTCATCGAGGGTTCTGTAAAAATATCGTCGGGCGAAAAAAGCGCGATGCTCAAACCCGGATACCGGGCACAATTCAAAGACGGCGAGTTCAAGCAATCGGTAATCCGCACCTTCGAAACCGAGTTGTGGAAAGACGGCATCTACTACTTCAAGGACAAATCGTTCGACGAATTGATGGAAGGATTTGAAAAATGTTTCGGTGTAAAAATCAGTATCGACAAAGACATCAAAAGCACCGAGCACTACACCGGTAAGTTCTATCGCTACAATGGCATTCAACATGCGTTGCAAGCTCTTCAACACGATTTCAACTTCGATTTCAAATGGGATAAAGAACTCAATACAATACAAATCACTTCTAAACACAAATAA
- a CDS encoding SusC/RagA family TonB-linked outer membrane protein, whose translation MYRKSLKAIIAVLALAYAFEASADAYSRISLSEANTPIDEVLKKIEKEAQCLFVINTQVDTKRKVNLNVQNKTVSEILDIMFKGTDVSYSIQNPNIMLSKKAASAQGNVASASATAQSANTKIITGNVTDASGETLIGLTVKVAGTSVATATDIDGNYSIKVPAGSNELEFSYIGYQTIKRPINGQNKINVVMQDNTKLLDEVVVTAMGIARKEETLSYSTQTVGGDELTRAKEANLINSLQGKSAGLVITPNSGGAGGASKILLRGNASMLGNNSPLIVIDGVPMQNSVAGQMDMDGGGATMMVDGSKESSDALSQLNPDDIESITVLKGANSAALYGSAASNGVLMITTKKGKEGQIRIDVSSSTTFETPLKLPKLQNRYGAQMSGSVENGFTMNSNSWGQRMNTLGDEYYDTANSPYHLTRNAYDINDFYRVGTNFNNSIALSGGTKVAQTYFSYGNTTANGIVETNKFERHNISLRQNFSFFKDKLKIDISANYINQKTKNRPTGGTFFNPIYQVYTSPRNIDMNWYRKNYYDTSATWQSNPYSYIASEIGADGLPISVIQSGKTSTLSDANYGKQVWFTDAINLNNPWWLLNRMTSEEVINRTFGSIAANWQIIDGLNLQARIKYDYNERNDENRQYATTWGNAEMIDRGRLILDHTKSQDFYGDFMLSYNKTFKDFTIGVNAGGSMMNSSYDQWMITPIAKSGAPYTEDLSCNQFVLSDIYLNSSENYGGLTTKNWERAIFATAQVTWQDKVTVEGSYRDDWYRAFTQFKDMDPHFAYYSAGASAQMNKILVLPEQINELKLRASYSEVGNSIPNNLFLASAKRNPATGAYISSAIINFKNPKPETTQSFEAGFDISLLDRSISLQATYYNAIMKNQFMKYEGAAGKEIYINGGKVRNQGIELTASYIFAPNNNFSWITNFNYAYNDNKILTVARKQNGQKYIHEIDMGNLSGLKIKFEEGGSYGDLYAVDFMRDEITGEIVVDPQTGAPFKLNGQANEYLGNMNAKHTLGWSNTFNYKDFSFYFLIDGKIGGKVISFTEAYLDYFGTSQRTADARDYALNNNLYWTSEDGVVTKPGMYIPGTNQVVPVDQYYQTIGGGSPVGRNYVYDATNFRLREISLAYTFRNLFGQSKNLTVSANARNLFFLYIDAPIDPDTSLSTQNALGNVDIFSMPTTRSFGISLKASF comes from the coding sequence ATGTATAGAAAAAGTTTAAAAGCAATTATTGCAGTTTTAGCACTGGCTTACGCATTCGAAGCAAGTGCCGATGCGTATTCACGCATATCCCTATCCGAGGCAAATACTCCGATAGACGAAGTTTTGAAAAAAATCGAGAAAGAAGCTCAGTGTCTGTTTGTTATCAACACCCAAGTGGACACGAAACGCAAAGTAAACCTTAACGTTCAAAATAAGACGGTCAGCGAAATACTCGATATCATGTTCAAAGGGACCGACGTTTCTTACTCGATACAGAACCCCAACATCATGTTGTCGAAAAAAGCCGCATCTGCGCAAGGAAATGTCGCCAGCGCAAGTGCCACGGCTCAAAGTGCCAACACGAAAATTATAACCGGTAACGTTACCGATGCCTCCGGCGAAACACTCATCGGCCTCACCGTAAAGGTTGCGGGAACCAGTGTAGCGACGGCAACCGATATCGATGGTAACTACTCTATCAAAGTGCCAGCAGGAAGCAACGAATTGGAATTTTCCTACATCGGTTACCAAACTATCAAACGCCCCATCAACGGACAAAATAAAATCAATGTAGTGATGCAAGACAACACGAAGTTGCTCGACGAAGTCGTAGTCACGGCTATGGGTATCGCTCGTAAAGAAGAAACCCTTTCCTACTCGACGCAAACCGTCGGAGGCGACGAGCTCACTCGTGCAAAAGAAGCCAACCTCATCAACTCGTTGCAAGGGAAAAGTGCAGGTTTGGTCATCACGCCTAACTCCGGCGGAGCCGGTGGAGCCTCCAAAATCCTTCTACGGGGTAATGCGTCTATGCTGGGTAACAACTCGCCGCTCATCGTAATCGACGGTGTGCCCATGCAAAACAGCGTGGCCGGACAAATGGACATGGACGGCGGCGGTGCTACAATGATGGTCGACGGTTCGAAAGAAAGTAGCGATGCCCTTTCCCAACTCAACCCCGACGACATCGAATCGATTACCGTGCTGAAAGGAGCAAACTCCGCAGCCCTTTACGGTAGTGCCGCCTCTAACGGTGTACTTATGATTACCACCAAAAAAGGTAAGGAAGGACAAATCCGTATCGATGTATCGAGCAGTACGACATTCGAAACTCCTCTGAAACTCCCCAAGTTACAAAACAGATATGGAGCACAAATGTCCGGGTCGGTCGAAAACGGATTCACCATGAACTCTAATAGCTGGGGACAACGCATGAACACTCTCGGTGACGAATATTACGACACCGCAAACTCCCCCTATCACCTCACCCGCAATGCTTACGACATCAACGATTTCTACCGGGTAGGAACCAACTTCAACAACTCCATCGCATTGAGCGGGGGTACAAAAGTGGCACAAACCTATTTCTCTTACGGAAATACCACAGCCAACGGTATCGTCGAAACCAATAAATTCGAACGGCACAACATCTCGTTGAGGCAAAACTTCTCCTTCTTCAAGGACAAACTGAAAATCGATATTTCGGCGAATTACATCAATCAAAAAACCAAAAACCGTCCCACCGGTGGTACGTTCTTCAACCCCATCTATCAAGTATATACATCACCGCGTAACATCGATATGAATTGGTATCGCAAAAACTATTACGACACCAGTGCAACATGGCAGTCCAATCCATATAGCTACATCGCTTCCGAAATCGGAGCAGACGGGTTACCCATATCGGTGATACAATCGGGCAAGACATCTACCCTTTCCGATGCCAACTATGGCAAACAAGTTTGGTTCACCGATGCCATCAACCTCAATAACCCGTGGTGGTTGCTCAACCGTATGACCAGCGAAGAAGTGATTAACCGCACATTCGGTAGTATCGCTGCCAACTGGCAAATCATCGACGGCCTCAATTTGCAAGCTCGTATCAAATACGACTACAACGAACGCAACGACGAAAACCGACAATACGCCACCACATGGGGTAATGCCGAAATGATCGACCGGGGTCGTCTTATTCTCGACCATACCAAGTCGCAAGACTTCTACGGCGACTTCATGTTAAGCTACAACAAAACATTCAAAGATTTCACCATCGGGGTCAATGCCGGCGGTAGCATGATGAACTCTTCCTACGATCAATGGATGATTACTCCTATTGCCAAATCAGGAGCACCCTATACCGAAGACCTCTCGTGCAACCAATTCGTTCTTTCCGATATTTATCTCAACAGTAGCGAGAACTACGGGGGACTTACTACCAAAAACTGGGAACGAGCTATTTTCGCTACGGCACAAGTTACTTGGCAAGACAAAGTAACGGTCGAGGGTAGTTACCGAGACGACTGGTATCGAGCCTTTACACAGTTCAAAGATATGGATCCCCACTTTGCCTACTATTCGGCAGGTGCATCCGCTCAAATGAACAAGATACTTGTTTTGCCCGAACAAATCAACGAATTAAAACTACGGGCTTCGTACTCCGAGGTGGGTAACTCTATTCCTAATAACCTATTCCTCGCATCGGCAAAACGTAATCCGGCGACAGGAGCCTACATCAGCAGTGCGATCATTAACTTCAAAAATCCCAAACCCGAAACCACACAATCGTTCGAAGCTGGTTTCGACATCAGTTTGCTCGATCGCTCCATCTCGTTGCAAGCCACCTACTACAACGCCATCATGAAAAACCAATTCATGAAATACGAAGGTGCTGCCGGCAAAGAAATATATATCAACGGTGGTAAGGTACGGAATCAAGGTATCGAGTTAACCGCATCCTATATCTTCGCTCCCAACAACAATTTCAGTTGGATTACCAACTTCAATTACGCCTACAACGACAACAAAATCCTCACGGTGGCCCGTAAGCAAAACGGACAAAAATATATCCACGAAATCGATATGGGTAACCTCAGCGGTCTGAAAATCAAATTCGAAGAAGGCGGTTCTTATGGCGACCTCTATGCCGTCGACTTTATGAGAGACGAAATAACCGGAGAAATCGTTGTCGACCCTCAAACGGGAGCTCCATTCAAACTCAATGGACAAGCCAACGAATACCTCGGCAACATGAATGCCAAGCACACCCTCGGTTGGTCCAACACCTTCAATTACAAAGACTTCTCCTTCTATTTCCTTATCGATGGAAAAATTGGCGGTAAAGTCATCTCCTTCACCGAGGCATACCTTGACTATTTCGGCACATCGCAACGTACGGCCGATGCACGGGATTATGCACTTAACAACAACCTCTATTGGACCTCCGAGGACGGTGTTGTCACCAAGCCCGGCATGTATATCCCGGGAACAAACCAAGTCGTTCCGGTCGACCAATATTATCAGACCATCGGCGGTGGATCACCCGTAGGACGCAACTACGTATATGATGCTACGAACTTCCGTCTTCGTGAGATTTCATTGGCATATACGTTCCGCAATCTCTTCGGACAAAGCAAGAACCTCACGGTATCGGCCAATGCCCGTAACTTGTTCTTCTTGTACATCGATGCACCCATCGACCCCGATACTTCGTTGAGTACACAAAATGCTCTGGGTAACGTAGATATTTTCAGTATGCCTACTACCCGTTCTTTCGGTATTTCACTTAAAGCATCATTCTAA